The Vannielia litorea genome segment TGATTTCCAGCGGGTTTGCACCCTGGGGCCGTGATGGCTACGAGTGGCGCTTAACCCAATTGACGACCTTTCGGACAGTTAGGTGGGTATCATGCCGTTTACCATTGGCCCAAGTCGCTCGGTCGTTGCGGCTTTCGATCTCCTCGTTACGTCGTTGGGTGGAGTTTACAGCCGATAGGTCGGTTGCCTCCATTCCGAGGGGCACCCGCTTCGAACCATCTTCGGAGTAACGTTCTTCGGGGCGGATACTGGAGAGCTTCCGATGCTTGCCGCGGCGTAGGAAGGCCTCTGCCACGGCGGCCAAGATGACGAGGGACAAAATGGCAAGGATGATCCAGAGGCCTGTGCTCATGTGCGCGATTGTCCCATTATTTCAACTTGTTGCGGGTTCTGGAGCGGGCGGCGCCATAGGAGGCGCGGCGCTTTTGGGCAGGGTCCGGCAGGGCTTCGGGTTCGTCCGGCTCAGGATCGGGGTTGATCTTGTATTTCTTCCGTGCGGCGAAGCTGGCGCGCAGCACGGCGACCCCGGCGAGGAACCCCAAGAAGAGGATCAGGGCCGGATCCATACCACCCTCAACTCGCCCTGCGGGATGGGGCGTTTACCGCTTGGCCGTGTTTGTGGACGTTCCAAAGCTCTGTAATCGCTTTGTAAATCCACCCGGCGGAGTGGAGGGCCACGTTGATGCAGAAGCCCAGCACCTCCATCAGGGCGCCCGTGTGGTCAGGGCCAGCGCGTGGAGCTCGCCGGCGGGGCCGTCCATCTTGCCCTTGAGGGCGGCATAGACGGCGCGTTGCTGCTGGACCCGGTTCTGGCCGCGAAAGCTCTCGTCGACCACCTCGGCGGCGAAATGCTGGCCGTCATCGCCCTGAACCGACACCTGCGCGTTCGGAAAGGCTTCGCGGATGAGGTTTTCGATGTCGGTCGCGTCGATGGCCATGGGGGCTCCCTTGTCTTGCTCCCCCAGATGTAGGCTGCGGGCCTCGGGGGAGCAAGGGGATCAGGCGAGAGTGCCTTGCGGGGTGAGGGTGGTGCGGCCGCCAGTATAGGCATGCAGCACCTCAGG includes the following:
- a CDS encoding BolA/IbaG family iron-sulfur metabolism protein, translating into MAIDATDIENLIREAFPNAQVSVQGDDGQHFAAEVVDESFRGQNRVQQQRAVYAALKGKMDGPAGELHALALTTRAP